From a region of the Vulpes vulpes isolate BD-2025 unplaced genomic scaffold, VulVul3 u000000697, whole genome shotgun sequence genome:
- the RAB5B gene encoding ras-related protein Rab-5B gives MTSRSTARPNGQPQASKICQFKLVLLGESAVGKSSLVLRFVKGQFHEYQESTIGAAFLTQSVCLDDTTVKFEIWDTAGQERYHSLAPMYYRGAQAAIVVYDITNQETFARAKTWVKELQRQASPSIVIALAGNKADLANKRMVEYEEAQAYADDNSLLFMETSAKTAMNVNDLFLAIAKKLPKSEPQNLGGAAGRSRGVDLHEQSQQNKSQCCSN, from the exons ATGACTAGCAGAAGCACAGCCAGGCCCAATGGGCAGCCCCAGGCCAGCAAAATATGCCAGTTCAAATTGGTCCTGCTGGGTGAATCTGCAGTGGGGAAGTCTAGCCTGGTATTACGTTTTGTCAAAGGGCAGTTCCATGAGTACCAGGAGAGCACCATTGGAG CGGCCTTCCTCACCCAGTCTGTTTGTCTAGATGACACAACAGTCAAGTTTGAGATCTGGGACACAGCTGGGCAGGAGCGATACCATAGCTTGGCCCCCATGTACTACAGAGGTGCCCAAGCTGCCATTGTGGTTTATGACATTACTAATCAG GAAACCTTCGCTCGAGCAAAGACATGGGTAAAGGAACTACAGCGACAGGCCAGTCCTAGCATCGTTATTGCCCTGGCGGGGAACAAAGCTGATCTGGCCAATAAGCGCATGGTGGAGTATGAA GAGGCCCAGGCGTATGCAGATGACAACAGCTTATTGTTTATGGAGACTTCAGCCAAGACAGCTATGAACGTGAACGATCTCTTCCTGGCTATAG CTAAGAAGTTGCCAAAGAGTGAACCCCAGAATCTGGGGGGTGCAGCAGGCCGAAGCCGGGGTGTGGATCTCCATGAGCAGTCCCAGCAGAACAAGAGCCAGTGTTGTAGCAACTGA
- the SUOX gene encoding sulfite oxidase, mitochondrial encodes MLLQRAMIPRFRQACRLKLVPSRLCIQACSTNDSSQPQYPSLAFSGDNSSTRGWRVMGTLLGLGAVLAYHDHRCRAAQESPHLYTREEVRAHSSPETRIWVTLGCEVFDVTEFVDLHPGGPSKLMLAAGGPLEPFWALYAVHNQPHVRELLAQYKVGELSPEDKEPFTLKTSDPYSDDPVRHPALKVNSQRPFNAEPPPELLTENYITPNPIFFTRNHLPVPNLDPETYRLHVVGPPEGQSLSLSLNDLYQFPKHEITVTLQCAGNRRSEMTRFKEVKGLEWNTGAISTARWAGARLCDVLAKAGHQLCETEAHVCFEGLDSDPTGTAYGASIPLARAMDPEAEVLLAYEMNGQPLPRDHGFPVRVVVPGVVGARHVKWLGKVSVEPEESYSHWQRRDYKGFSPSVDWDTVDFDSAPSIQELPVQSAITEPKDGETVQSGEVTIKGYAWSGGGRAVVRVDVSLDGGLTWRVAELDGEEQRPGKAWAWRLWQLQASVPAGKKELNIVCKAVDDSYNVQPDTVAPIWNLRGVLSNAWHRVHVCVAP; translated from the exons ATGCTGCTGCAGAGGGCTATGATCCCACGTTTCCGACAGGCCTGCAG acTCAAGTTAGTCCCTTCAAGGCTCTGTATTCAAGCCTGCTCTACAAATGATTCATCTCAGCCCCAGTATCCCAGCCTTGCCTTCTCTGGTGATAACTCCAGCACGAGGGGATGGAGAGTCATGGGGACTCTCCTAGGCCTGGGTGCGGTGTTGGCCTATCATGACCACCGGTGCAGG GCTGCTCAGGAGTCACCACACTTATACACGAGAGAGGAAGTAAGAGCTCACAGCAGCCCTGAGACTAGGATCTGGGTGACTCTGGGCTGTGAGGTGTTTGATGTTACAGAATTTGTGGACCTACACCCAGGGGGGCCATCAAAGCTGATGCTGGCAGCAGGGGGTCCTCTAGAGCCCTTCTGGGCCCTCTATGCCGTTCATAACCAGCCCCACGTGCGTGAGCTACTGGCTCAGTACAAGGTCGGGGAGCTGAGCCCTGAAGACAAGGAGCCCTTTACCTTGAAGACCTCTGACCCTTACAGTGATGATCCTGTCCGTCACCCAGCCCTGAAGGTCAACAGCCAGCGCCCCTTTAATGCAGAGCCCCCCCCTGAACTGCTGACAGAAAACTATATCACACCTAACCCTATCTTCTTCACCCGAAACCATCTGCCTGTACCTAACCTGGACCCAGAAACCTATCGCCTGCATGTAGTAGGGCCACCTGAGGGTCAGTCATTGTCCCTATCCCTGAATGACTTGTACCAGTTTCCTAAGCATGAGATCACAGTCACTCTTCAGTGCGCCGGCAACCGACGCTCTGAGATGACTCGGTTCAAAGAAGTCAAAGGTCTGGAGTGGAACACGGGGGCCATTAGCACTGCACGCTGGGCTGGGGCACGCCTCTGTGATGTGTTAGCCAAGGCTGGTCACCAACTCTGTGAAACTGAGGCCCATGTCTGCTTTGAGGGACTGGACTCAGACCCCACAGGGACAGCCTACGGAGCATCCATCCCTCTGGCTCGGGCCATGGACCCTGAAGCTGAGGTCCTGCTGGCATATGAGATGAATGGGCAGCCTCTGCCTCGAGACCATGGCTTTCCTGTGCGGGTGGTGGTGCCTGGTGTGGTGGGTGCCCGCCATGTCAAATGGCTGGGCAAAGTGAGTGTGGAACCAGAGGAAAGTTACAGTCACTGGCAGCGACGGGATTACAAAGGCTTCTCTCCATCTGTGGACTGGGACACAGTAGATTTTGACTCAGCTCCATCTATTCAGGAACTTCCTGTCCAGTCGGCCATCACAGAGCCCAAGGATGGGGAGACTGTGCAGTCAGGGGAGGTGACTATCAAGGGCTATGCGTGGAGTGGTGGTGGGAGGGCTGTGGTCAGGGTGGATGTGTCTCTGGATGGGGGCCTAACCTGGCGGGTGGCTGAGCTGGATGGAGAGGAACAGCGCCCTGGAAAGGCCTGGGCCTGGAGGCTGTGGCAGCTGCAAGCCTCTGTGCCAGCTGGGAAGAAGGAATTGAACATTGTTTGTAAGGCTGTAGATGACAGCTACAATGTGCAACCAGACACAGTGGCCCCAATCTGGAACCTGCGAGGTGTGCTCAGCAATGCCTGGCACCGTGTCCATGTCTGTGTCGCCCCATGA